A region of Pyxidicoccus parkwaysis DNA encodes the following proteins:
- a CDS encoding nuclear transport factor 2 family protein, which yields MTTVPLLLFVLAATPTPAAPADPKAAVAAVLDDWHKAAAAADEPRYFGHFTADAVFLGTDATERWTRDEFRAWSKPYFSRGKAWSFKPVKRFITLSKDGTVAWFDETLDTPNLGPSRGSGVLVKEGDAWKIAQYNLSVPIPNDIMSEVTKRVAEYEKAQATKATPTPPAPQGAKPPAPAPAAPKK from the coding sequence GTGACCACTGTCCCCCTGCTCCTCTTCGTGCTCGCCGCCACCCCCACTCCCGCGGCCCCCGCGGACCCGAAGGCCGCTGTCGCCGCGGTGCTGGATGACTGGCACAAGGCCGCCGCCGCCGCGGACGAGCCGCGCTACTTCGGCCACTTCACCGCCGACGCCGTCTTCCTCGGCACCGACGCCACCGAGCGCTGGACGCGCGACGAGTTCCGCGCCTGGTCCAAGCCCTACTTCTCCCGGGGCAAGGCCTGGAGCTTCAAGCCCGTGAAGCGCTTCATCACGCTGTCCAAGGACGGCACCGTGGCCTGGTTCGACGAGACGCTCGACACGCCCAACCTCGGCCCCAGCCGGGGCAGCGGCGTGCTGGTGAAGGAGGGCGACGCCTGGAAGATTGCCCAGTACAACCTCTCCGTCCCCATCCCCAATGACATCATGAGCGAAGTCACGAAGCGCGTGGCCGAGTACGAGAAGGCCCAGGCCACCAAGGCCACGCCCACGCCTCCGGCTCCGCAGGGCGCCAAGCCGCCCGCGCCCGCGCCGGCTGCGCCGAAGAAGTAG
- a CDS encoding erythromycin esterase family protein, which yields MSPPWGTSPFEDEQEISPALLEGVRTAVLPLSGGSSDLGPLIDSIGDARFVLLGEATHGTHEFYQARATLTRRLISEHGFTAVAVEADWPDALRVNAFVHGEGEDRNASAALGNFQRFPRWMWRNRDVEELVTWMRAHNASVAPEFRAGFYGLDLYSLHASMREVVAYLETVDPPAARRARERYACFDHFGEEPQAYGAATAYGHADTCETAVREQLRELQRRAPLNARDEDARFFAEQNARLAVDAEGYYRAMYAGRHEGWNLRDTHMADTADALLKHLSSKGRNARMVIWAHNSHLGDARATQMGDQGELNLGQLLRERHGDAAYNVGFTTYTGVVIAAHEWDEPGLRRRIQPAMAGSYEHLFHEVGLPSFLLRMEDLGEAASGLRERRLERAIGVVYAPRTERWSHYFHADLPAQFDAVLHYDETRPLRPLDADSGHEEEDAPDTYPFGL from the coding sequence ATGAGCCCGCCATGGGGCACGAGCCCCTTCGAGGACGAGCAGGAGATTTCCCCTGCCCTGCTGGAGGGCGTCCGGACAGCCGTGCTCCCGTTGAGTGGCGGTTCCTCGGACCTGGGCCCGCTCATCGACAGCATCGGTGACGCCCGCTTCGTCCTCCTGGGCGAGGCCACCCACGGCACCCACGAGTTCTACCAGGCCCGCGCCACCCTCACCCGCCGCCTCATCTCCGAGCATGGCTTCACCGCCGTTGCCGTCGAAGCGGACTGGCCTGACGCCCTGCGCGTCAACGCCTTCGTCCACGGCGAGGGTGAGGACAGGAATGCGTCGGCCGCGCTCGGCAACTTCCAGCGCTTCCCCCGGTGGATGTGGCGCAACCGTGACGTGGAGGAGCTCGTCACGTGGATGCGCGCGCACAACGCCAGCGTGGCTCCGGAGTTCCGCGCCGGCTTCTACGGGCTGGACCTCTACAGCCTCCACGCGTCCATGCGCGAGGTGGTGGCGTACCTCGAGACCGTGGACCCGCCCGCCGCCCGGCGGGCCCGCGAGCGCTACGCGTGCTTCGACCACTTCGGCGAGGAGCCACAGGCCTATGGCGCGGCGACGGCGTACGGCCACGCGGACACCTGTGAGACCGCGGTCCGGGAACAACTGAGGGAACTGCAGCGGCGCGCGCCACTGAATGCGCGGGACGAGGACGCCCGCTTCTTCGCCGAGCAGAACGCCCGGCTCGCCGTCGACGCGGAGGGCTACTACCGCGCCATGTACGCCGGCCGGCACGAAGGCTGGAACCTGCGCGACACGCACATGGCGGACACGGCGGACGCGCTGCTGAAGCACCTTTCAAGCAAGGGCCGCAACGCGCGCATGGTCATCTGGGCGCACAACTCGCATCTGGGCGACGCGCGAGCCACGCAGATGGGTGACCAGGGCGAGCTGAATCTGGGACAACTCCTGCGCGAGCGGCACGGCGATGCCGCGTACAACGTGGGCTTCACCACGTACACGGGCGTGGTGATTGCCGCGCACGAGTGGGACGAGCCGGGCCTGCGACGCCGGATTCAGCCCGCCATGGCCGGCAGCTACGAGCACCTCTTCCACGAGGTGGGCCTGCCGTCCTTCCTGCTGCGCATGGAGGACTTGGGTGAGGCGGCCAGTGGCCTGCGCGAGCGGCGGCTGGAGCGCGCCATCGGCGTGGTGTACGCGCCGCGCACCGAGCGCTGGAGCCACTACTTCCACGCGGACCTGCCCGCGCAGTTCGACGCCGTGCTGCACTACGACGAGACGCGTCCCCTGAGGCCGCTCGACGCGGACTCCGGCCACGAGGAGGAGGACGCGCCCGACACCTACCCCTTCGGATTGTGA
- a CDS encoding efflux RND transporter periplasmic adaptor subunit gives MKLRRVMVGAALVAPLVVGGFVLARDGNGEQSGPTAAQPPAPEVVVAEVVTRPLSESAEFTGALSAVQTVELRPRVGGYIDSVKFAEGGFVKAGQVLFQLDARTYEATLARTQADLKQAEERSTLAKSRFERGEKLVAEHVISQSDFDVLKAELAESRAHVESARAAVRSAEIDLQDTKVRAPISGRVGQALVTPGNLVSGGTAGATLLTTIVSVDPFYVYFDVDEPTYLRFASAGPQSRQADGRIQPVPVRVALLGDDGFPHEAKLDFLSNKVDSGTGTARARAVLSNPDGRLSPGLFARVRLETGPSRDTVLIDELAVGTDQQGRYVLVVRSDGTLEQRRVELGASDSGLRTVVKGLSSGERIVLKGLARPGMKVTPKLVAMAKTQRTEGGRP, from the coding sequence ATGAAGCTCAGACGTGTCATGGTGGGCGCGGCCCTGGTCGCCCCGCTGGTGGTGGGTGGTTTCGTCCTGGCCCGGGACGGCAATGGTGAGCAGTCAGGGCCCACGGCCGCGCAGCCTCCGGCCCCCGAAGTCGTCGTGGCCGAGGTCGTCACCCGGCCCCTCTCCGAGAGCGCCGAGTTCACCGGCGCACTCTCCGCCGTGCAGACGGTGGAGCTCCGCCCGCGCGTGGGCGGCTACATCGACTCCGTCAAGTTCGCCGAGGGCGGGTTCGTCAAGGCCGGGCAGGTCCTCTTCCAGCTCGACGCGCGCACCTACGAGGCCACCCTCGCGCGCACCCAGGCGGACCTCAAGCAGGCCGAGGAGCGCAGCACCCTCGCGAAGAGCCGCTTCGAGCGAGGCGAGAAGCTCGTCGCCGAGCACGTCATCTCCCAGAGCGACTTCGACGTACTGAAGGCCGAGCTCGCGGAGAGCCGCGCCCACGTCGAGTCCGCGCGCGCCGCCGTGCGCTCGGCGGAAATCGACCTCCAGGACACGAAGGTGCGCGCGCCCATCAGCGGCCGGGTGGGACAGGCGCTCGTGACGCCGGGCAACCTCGTCAGCGGAGGCACCGCCGGCGCCACGCTCCTCACCACCATCGTCTCGGTGGACCCCTTCTACGTCTACTTCGACGTGGACGAGCCCACCTACCTTCGCTTCGCCAGCGCGGGTCCGCAGAGCCGTCAGGCCGACGGCCGAATCCAGCCCGTGCCCGTGCGCGTGGCCTTGCTGGGCGACGACGGCTTCCCCCACGAGGCGAAGCTGGACTTCCTCTCCAACAAGGTGGACTCCGGCACCGGCACCGCGCGCGCCCGCGCCGTTCTCTCCAATCCCGACGGCCGCCTCTCCCCGGGCCTCTTCGCCCGCGTGCGACTGGAGACCGGCCCGTCCCGAGACACCGTCCTCATCGACGAGCTGGCCGTGGGCACGGACCAGCAGGGCCGCTACGTGCTGGTGGTGCGCTCGGACGGGACGCTGGAGCAGCGCCGCGTGGAATTGGGCGCCAGTGACTCCGGCCTGCGCACGGTGGTGAAGGGCCTGTCGTCCGGCGAGCGCATCGTCCTCAAGGGGCTCGCGCGTCCCGGCATGAAGGTGACGCCCAAGCTCGTGGCCATGGCGAAGACTCAGCGCACGGAAGGCGGCCGGCCATGA
- a CDS encoding efflux RND transporter permease subunit, protein MKFAHFFVDRPIFAAVLSVLLLIAGGLSLVQLPLSEYPAVAPPTVVVRAAYPGANPRVIAETVAAPLEQEINGVEGMLYMSSQSTSDGRVSLTVTFAQGVDADLAQVQVQNRVARALPRLPQEVQRLGVMTEKTSTDILMVVHLVSPDSSLEPLYLSNYAVLQVKDVLQRIPGVGSVVVWGAGEYSMRIWLDPQKLASRHLTASDAVAAIREQNVQVAAGVVGQQPDASSAFQVTVTTQGRLVDEEQFRDIVLKVGEGGQVTRLRDVARVELGASSYGLKALLDGKPAVAIGINQASGSNALEVSAAVRERVAELSKAFPKGMEYRVAYDPTFFVRASIKNVVSTLLEAVVLVVLVVVLFLQTWRASIIPLAAVPVSLVGTAAVMHLLGFSLNTLSLFGLVLSIGIVVDDAIVVVENVERHIALGASPKEAARRAMTEVTGPIIAITSVLAAVFIPTAFMGGLTGQFYRQFALTIAISTLLSAFNSLTLSPALAGVLLRPHHGKKDGLTRFMDWGLGRWLFGPFNRFFERASNGYVSAVKRVVRISAVAFLVYGGLLVLTWAGFNHVPKGFVPMQDKYYLVGIAQLPPASSLDRTTEVVRRMSEMALEEKGVANVIAFSGLSVNGFVNAPNAAVVFTALDTFENRKSPELSAGAIAARLQKKFSTIPDGFAAIFPPPPVPGMGALAGFKLQLEDRAGLGPEALYEAAQALAQRASREPEVAGLMSGFEINVPQLQLDVDRVKAKTQGVPLGDIFDTLQIHLGSLYVNDFNRFGRTYQVNVQADAPYRMQAEDIGRLQVRNAQGSMVPLASLVNVKPSFGPDQVMRYNGYPSADINGMARPGVSTGEAVAAMERLAAETLPAGMSFEWTDLTYQEKLAGKEGLLVFPLAILLAFLILAAQYNSWTLPLAVLLTVPMALLSAIAGVWLTGGENNIFTQIGLVVLIGLAAKNAILIVEFARAQEDEGMGVVQAALEACRLRLRPILMTSVAFIMGVVPLATATGAGSEMRQAMGVAVLAGMLGVTLFGLVLTPIFYIAIRKLELRRAAPAPEPEPLPPGATGAPGH, encoded by the coding sequence ATGAAGTTCGCCCACTTCTTCGTCGACCGGCCCATCTTCGCGGCCGTGCTCTCCGTCCTCCTGCTCATCGCGGGAGGACTCTCCCTGGTGCAGCTCCCGCTGAGCGAGTACCCCGCCGTGGCCCCGCCCACCGTGGTGGTGCGAGCGGCCTACCCCGGCGCCAACCCGCGCGTCATCGCCGAGACGGTGGCCGCGCCGCTGGAGCAGGAAATCAACGGCGTGGAGGGCATGCTCTACATGTCCTCGCAGTCCACCAGCGACGGCCGCGTGTCCCTCACGGTGACGTTTGCCCAGGGCGTGGACGCGGACCTCGCGCAGGTGCAGGTGCAGAACCGCGTGGCACGCGCGCTGCCCCGCCTGCCTCAAGAGGTGCAGCGCCTCGGCGTGATGACCGAGAAGACGAGCACCGACATCCTCATGGTGGTGCACCTCGTCTCGCCGGACTCGTCATTGGAGCCGCTGTACCTCTCCAACTACGCGGTGCTCCAGGTGAAGGACGTGCTCCAGCGCATCCCCGGCGTGGGCAGCGTGGTGGTGTGGGGCGCGGGCGAGTACAGCATGCGCATCTGGTTGGACCCGCAGAAGCTGGCCTCGCGTCACCTCACCGCGAGCGACGCGGTGGCCGCCATCCGCGAGCAGAACGTGCAGGTGGCCGCGGGCGTCGTCGGCCAGCAGCCGGACGCCAGCTCGGCGTTCCAAGTCACGGTGACGACGCAGGGCCGCCTCGTGGACGAGGAGCAGTTCCGCGACATCGTCCTCAAGGTGGGCGAGGGCGGGCAGGTGACGCGCCTGCGCGACGTGGCCCGCGTGGAATTGGGCGCCAGCAGCTACGGCCTCAAGGCGCTGCTGGACGGCAAGCCGGCGGTGGCCATCGGCATCAACCAGGCCTCCGGCTCCAACGCGCTGGAAGTCTCCGCCGCCGTGCGGGAGCGCGTGGCCGAGCTGAGCAAGGCCTTCCCCAAGGGCATGGAGTACCGCGTCGCGTATGACCCGACCTTCTTCGTGCGCGCGTCCATCAAGAACGTGGTGAGCACGCTGCTGGAGGCCGTCGTCCTGGTGGTGCTGGTGGTGGTGCTCTTCCTCCAGACGTGGCGCGCCTCCATCATCCCGCTGGCGGCGGTGCCGGTGTCGCTGGTGGGCACGGCGGCGGTGATGCACCTGTTGGGCTTCTCGCTCAACACGCTGTCCCTCTTCGGGCTGGTGCTCTCCATCGGCATCGTGGTGGATGACGCCATCGTCGTGGTGGAGAACGTGGAGCGGCACATCGCGCTGGGGGCCAGTCCGAAGGAGGCGGCCCGCAGGGCGATGACCGAGGTGACGGGGCCCATCATCGCGATTACGTCGGTGCTCGCGGCCGTCTTCATCCCTACCGCGTTCATGGGCGGCCTCACTGGCCAGTTCTACCGGCAGTTCGCGCTCACCATCGCCATCTCCACGCTGCTGTCCGCCTTCAACTCGCTGACGCTGAGCCCGGCGCTGGCGGGCGTGCTGCTGCGTCCGCACCACGGCAAGAAGGATGGCCTCACGCGCTTCATGGACTGGGGACTGGGGCGCTGGCTGTTCGGCCCCTTCAACCGCTTCTTCGAGCGAGCGTCCAACGGCTACGTGAGCGCGGTGAAGCGCGTGGTGCGCATCAGCGCGGTGGCGTTCCTCGTCTACGGCGGGCTGCTGGTGCTGACGTGGGCGGGCTTCAACCACGTGCCGAAGGGCTTCGTGCCCATGCAGGACAAGTACTACCTCGTGGGCATCGCCCAGCTCCCGCCGGCCTCGTCGCTCGACAGGACGACGGAGGTGGTGCGCCGCATGTCGGAGATGGCGCTGGAGGAGAAGGGCGTGGCCAACGTGATTGCGTTCTCCGGCCTGTCGGTGAACGGCTTCGTCAACGCGCCCAACGCGGCCGTGGTCTTCACCGCGCTCGACACCTTCGAGAACCGGAAGTCGCCGGAGCTCTCGGCGGGGGCCATCGCCGCGCGCCTCCAGAAGAAGTTCAGCACCATCCCGGACGGCTTCGCCGCCATCTTCCCGCCTCCGCCGGTGCCGGGCATGGGCGCGCTGGCGGGCTTCAAGCTCCAACTGGAGGACAGGGCGGGCCTGGGCCCCGAGGCGCTGTACGAGGCAGCGCAGGCGCTGGCCCAGCGGGCCTCGCGCGAGCCGGAGGTGGCGGGGCTGATGTCGGGCTTCGAAATCAACGTGCCGCAGCTCCAACTCGACGTGGACCGGGTGAAGGCGAAGACGCAGGGCGTGCCGCTCGGGGACATCTTCGACACGCTGCAAATCCACCTGGGCTCGCTGTACGTGAATGACTTCAACCGCTTCGGTCGCACGTACCAGGTGAATGTGCAGGCGGACGCGCCGTACCGCATGCAGGCGGAGGACATCGGCCGCTTGCAGGTGCGCAACGCGCAGGGCTCCATGGTGCCGCTGGCGTCGCTCGTCAACGTGAAGCCGTCATTCGGGCCGGACCAGGTGATGCGCTACAACGGCTACCCGTCCGCGGACATCAACGGCATGGCCCGGCCGGGTGTCAGCACGGGAGAGGCGGTGGCGGCCATGGAGCGGCTTGCCGCGGAGACGCTGCCCGCCGGCATGAGCTTCGAATGGACCGACCTCACCTACCAGGAGAAGCTCGCCGGCAAGGAAGGGTTGCTCGTCTTCCCGCTGGCGATTCTGCTCGCGTTCCTCATCCTCGCGGCGCAGTACAACAGCTGGACGCTGCCGCTGGCGGTGCTGCTGACGGTGCCCATGGCGCTGCTCAGCGCGATTGCCGGCGTGTGGCTCACGGGTGGGGAGAACAACATCTTCACGCAGATTGGCCTCGTGGTGCTCATCGGCCTGGCGGCGAAGAACGCCATCCTCATCGTCGAGTTCGCCCGCGCGCAGGAGGACGAGGGCATGGGCGTGGTGCAGGCGGCGCTGGAGGCGTGCCGGCTGCGCCTGCGGCCCATCCTGATGACGTCGGTGGCCTTCATCATGGGCGTGGTGCCGCTCGCGACGGCCACGGGCGCGGGCTCGGAGATGCGTCAGGCGATGGGCGTGGCGGTGCTCGCCGGCATGCTCGGCGTGACGCTGTTCGGCCTGGTGCTGACGCCCATCTTCTACATCGCCATCCGGAAGCTGGAGCTGCGCCGGGCCGCTCCGGCGCCGGAGCCCGAGCCGCTGCCTCCCGGGGCCACGGGCGCGCCGGGACACTGA
- a CDS encoding DUF5995 family protein — MTALLDGIDLHPRDVDSALVALNTVVARLAARNDARAVFPDVYGIITRNVAREVRRGDQGLFLEPAWISRLAGRFAERYLETLAWSLRGEPQDCAAWDIAYRAASAGTTVPLDDAALGISAHINFDLALGLWQTIEEMGDTTPEKLARYKHDHDAVNALLAESLPEAVARLEERYGCTVTPWIRRPALMPMTSEVALFVLGLWRAHVWEDVLALVHAPDRAAQQAVITRMHQRSHSLGRVLSVGSEVRRLARTWGFAPARAALSRVRPAPVLRLVPAPVPVPVRVRSRAG, encoded by the coding sequence ATGACTGCTCTGCTCGATGGAATCGACCTTCACCCCCGCGACGTGGACTCCGCGCTGGTGGCGTTGAACACGGTGGTGGCGCGGCTGGCCGCCCGGAATGACGCCCGCGCCGTGTTCCCCGATGTCTACGGCATCATCACCCGCAACGTCGCTCGCGAGGTCCGCCGTGGCGACCAGGGACTCTTCCTCGAACCCGCCTGGATTTCCCGCCTCGCGGGCCGCTTCGCCGAGCGCTATCTCGAGACACTCGCCTGGTCCCTGCGTGGCGAGCCCCAGGACTGCGCCGCATGGGACATCGCCTATCGCGCCGCCTCCGCCGGCACCACCGTGCCCCTCGATGACGCCGCGCTCGGCATCAGCGCTCACATCAACTTCGACCTCGCGCTCGGCCTCTGGCAGACGATTGAGGAGATGGGCGACACCACTCCGGAGAAGCTCGCCCGGTACAAGCACGACCACGATGCGGTGAACGCCCTCCTCGCCGAGTCCCTGCCCGAGGCCGTCGCCCGCCTGGAGGAGCGCTACGGCTGCACCGTGACGCCGTGGATTCGCCGCCCGGCCCTGATGCCCATGACGAGCGAAGTCGCCCTCTTCGTCCTCGGCCTGTGGCGCGCGCATGTCTGGGAGGACGTGCTCGCCCTCGTCCACGCCCCAGACAGGGCCGCACAGCAGGCCGTCATCACCCGCATGCACCAACGCTCGCACAGCCTGGGCCGCGTGTTGTCCGTGGGCAGTGAGGTGCGGCGGCTCGCTCGCACGTGGGGCTTTGCTCCAGCACGGGCCGCGCTCTCCCGCGTGAGGCCCGCGCCGGTGCTCCGGCTGGTGCCTGCGCCTGTCCCCGTGCCCGTGCGCGTCCGCTCACGCGCGGGCTGA
- a CDS encoding alpha/beta fold hydrolase, with product MVLECFQVGEGDVATVLLHGFLGTGRNLRSLATAWSAADPRRRFLLPDLTGHGASPALPPGADLFTLARDVVDTARAQGVTGAFDWVGHSLGGRVSMAGSLHVPEAVRSVTLLDITPGPVPGDLSESGKVLGVLLQAPPRADNRKAMRADLTGRGLSEPLADWLLMNLVTQPDGVRWRFDRQALAELHSRVNGVDLWEAVERPGRPPMRCIRGGRAKYVSDADAARMEAAGCPVATLPEAGHFVHVDAPQALLEWLLKG from the coding sequence ATGGTCCTCGAGTGCTTCCAGGTGGGTGAGGGCGACGTGGCGACGGTGTTGCTGCACGGCTTCCTCGGGACGGGGCGCAACCTGCGCTCGCTGGCGACGGCATGGAGCGCGGCGGACCCTCGCCGCCGCTTCCTGTTGCCGGACCTCACGGGCCATGGCGCGTCGCCGGCGCTGCCTCCGGGCGCGGACCTGTTCACCCTGGCCCGCGACGTGGTGGACACGGCGCGCGCACAGGGTGTCACCGGCGCGTTCGACTGGGTGGGGCACTCGCTGGGCGGGCGCGTGTCGATGGCCGGCAGCCTCCACGTGCCCGAGGCCGTGCGGAGCGTCACGCTGCTGGACATCACTCCGGGGCCGGTGCCGGGAGACTTGTCGGAGAGCGGCAAGGTGCTGGGCGTGCTGCTTCAGGCGCCGCCGCGCGCGGACAACCGCAAGGCGATGCGCGCGGACCTGACGGGGCGCGGATTGTCGGAACCGCTGGCGGATTGGTTGTTGATGAATCTCGTGACGCAGCCGGATGGCGTGCGCTGGCGCTTCGACCGGCAGGCGCTGGCGGAGTTGCACTCGCGCGTGAACGGCGTGGACCTGTGGGAGGCGGTGGAGCGGCCGGGACGCCCGCCCATGCGCTGCATCCGGGGTGGGCGCGCGAAGTACGTGTCGGACGCGGATGCGGCGCGCATGGAGGCAGCGGGCTGCCCCGTGGCCACGCTCCCGGAGGCCGGGCACTTCGTCCATGTGGACGCGCCGCAGGCGCTGCTGGAGTGGCTGCTCAAGGGCTGA
- a CDS encoding SMI1/KNR4 family protein, whose translation MPLYHERLNGPAKPEEISALEAELGVTLPEDLKRLYLENNGERDDDFNGGSMMGLTFLSLEKIAWHRKQYILPSLESPDFRNTTDWLRSVPKGAVQDLYFHRNWIPLFTDGQGDYLGLDFAPGPNGEEGQFINFGSREEEHCLIADGMTSFLQLVNEKLEKHARDVVIIEDKGQKLVFGIDGEGHLTDDLRRWTRERYGVPEPR comes from the coding sequence GTGCCGCTGTACCACGAGCGGCTGAATGGCCCGGCGAAGCCCGAGGAAATCTCGGCGCTGGAGGCAGAGCTGGGCGTGACGCTGCCGGAGGACCTGAAGCGGCTCTACCTGGAGAACAACGGGGAGCGCGACGACGACTTCAACGGCGGCAGCATGATGGGGCTCACCTTCCTCTCGCTCGAGAAGATCGCCTGGCATCGGAAGCAGTACATCCTCCCGTCGCTCGAGAGCCCTGACTTCCGCAACACCACGGACTGGCTGCGGTCCGTTCCCAAGGGGGCGGTGCAGGACCTGTACTTCCACCGCAACTGGATACCGCTCTTCACGGACGGGCAGGGGGACTACCTCGGTCTGGACTTCGCGCCCGGGCCGAATGGAGAGGAAGGGCAGTTCATCAACTTCGGCAGTCGCGAGGAGGAGCACTGCCTCATCGCGGATGGAATGACATCGTTCCTCCAGTTGGTGAACGAGAAGCTCGAGAAGCACGCCCGCGATGTCGTCATCATCGAGGACAAGGGCCAGAAGCTCGTCTTCGGCATCGATGGCGAAGGTCACCTGACGGATGACCTGAGAAGGTGGACGCGCGAGCGGTATGGCGTTCCCGAGCCCAGATAG
- a CDS encoding caspase family protein, protein MMRRTTGQGWGRVAGFVAAVWLVLCLAPEALAGGQGPAAPVEEPAPMLRRFALVVGSSEGGAGRERLRYAGSDALAMSRVLEELGGVAAADRVLLLEADRAALVSALERMRALVQESEAPGVRRELVLYYSGHSDGEGLLPRGERFPYEELKRALGAVPADVRIAILDSCGSGALTRYKGGVRRPAFLTDASAQVRGHAYLASSSADEVAQESDSIGASFFTHFLVTGLRGAADASGDGRVTLHEAYQFAFHETLARTERSQGGPQHAAYDIQLAGSGDLVMTDLRGSSVRLAVAEDVQGRLFVRDWGNQLVAELQKPAGRRLALGLAAGRYTFVLERPTQRFEAELTVSPKGGAELRSENFVPVSLTRTASRGGEPVAEVADVPGPAVDVPTVPLNLSLVPPLSSTALWGGSGLNHVALGVLAVRSLQLRGMGVAGGVGWVDGTMEGFQVSGVANVAGGEVFGLQVAPGGNLAFAGGTGGQLSAVFNIAEGDYTGLQLTSTANRATAMMRGAQVSAGINLTERLAGAQVGLINLSGDVSGAQVGLINVATNVRGVQLGLINISDDVSVPIGLLSIVRKGRLAFEVSADDVLPLSVSLKYGSRTVYVLATEGLWLEDRTVKTHTLIGLGVHLPLGASERYYLDTDVAVGFLGGPDGSLMRLRTMVGWELKRRFALFAGVTINTYSPPSEGEAPKVTWLPQWKLGRGEDAMRIWPGLLLGVRI, encoded by the coding sequence ATGATGAGACGCACCACAGGGCAGGGGTGGGGACGCGTGGCCGGCTTCGTGGCCGCCGTGTGGCTGGTGCTGTGTCTCGCTCCGGAGGCCCTGGCTGGCGGTCAGGGGCCGGCGGCTCCGGTGGAGGAGCCGGCTCCCATGCTGCGCCGCTTCGCGCTCGTGGTGGGCTCCAGCGAGGGTGGCGCGGGGCGCGAGCGGTTGCGCTACGCGGGCTCGGACGCGCTGGCCATGTCGCGCGTGCTGGAGGAATTGGGCGGCGTGGCGGCGGCGGACCGGGTGCTGCTGCTGGAGGCGGACCGCGCCGCGCTCGTCTCCGCGCTGGAGCGGATGCGCGCGCTGGTGCAGGAGTCCGAGGCGCCCGGCGTGCGGCGCGAGCTGGTGCTGTACTACTCGGGCCACTCGGATGGAGAAGGTCTGCTGCCGCGCGGCGAGCGCTTCCCCTATGAAGAGCTGAAGCGCGCGCTGGGCGCGGTGCCGGCGGACGTGCGCATCGCCATCCTCGACTCGTGCGGCTCCGGCGCGCTCACCCGCTACAAGGGCGGGGTGCGCAGGCCCGCGTTCCTCACGGATGCGTCGGCGCAGGTGCGCGGCCATGCGTACCTCGCGTCCAGCTCGGCGGATGAGGTGGCGCAGGAGTCGGACAGCATTGGCGCGTCCTTCTTCACGCACTTCCTCGTCACAGGCCTGCGCGGCGCGGCGGACGCGAGCGGCGATGGGCGCGTCACACTGCACGAGGCCTACCAGTTCGCCTTCCACGAGACGCTGGCGCGCACCGAGCGCTCGCAGGGCGGCCCACAGCACGCGGCCTATGACATCCAGCTCGCGGGCAGCGGCGATTTGGTGATGACGGACCTGCGCGGCTCCAGCGTGCGGCTGGCGGTGGCGGAGGACGTGCAGGGCCGCCTCTTCGTGCGCGACTGGGGCAACCAGCTCGTGGCGGAGCTGCAGAAGCCAGCGGGCCGGCGGCTCGCGCTGGGGCTGGCGGCGGGGCGCTACACCTTCGTGCTGGAGCGGCCCACGCAGCGCTTCGAGGCGGAGCTGACGGTGTCGCCGAAGGGCGGCGCGGAGCTGCGCTCGGAGAACTTCGTCCCGGTGTCGCTGACGCGCACGGCGTCTCGCGGCGGCGAGCCGGTGGCTGAGGTGGCCGACGTGCCCGGGCCCGCGGTGGACGTGCCCACGGTGCCGTTGAATCTGTCGCTGGTGCCGCCGCTGTCGAGCACCGCGCTGTGGGGCGGCAGCGGCCTCAACCACGTGGCGCTGGGCGTGCTGGCGGTGCGCTCGCTCCAGCTTCGCGGCATGGGCGTGGCGGGTGGAGTGGGGTGGGTGGACGGGACGATGGAGGGCTTCCAGGTCTCGGGTGTGGCCAACGTCGCGGGCGGCGAGGTGTTCGGGCTGCAGGTGGCGCCCGGCGGCAACCTCGCCTTCGCGGGCGGGACGGGTGGTCAGCTGTCCGCCGTCTTCAACATCGCCGAGGGTGACTACACGGGCCTCCAGCTCACCTCCACGGCCAACCGCGCGACGGCGATGATGCGGGGGGCACAAGTCTCCGCGGGCATCAACCTGACGGAGCGACTGGCGGGCGCGCAGGTGGGGCTCATCAACCTCTCCGGAGACGTGTCCGGCGCGCAGGTGGGGCTCATCAACGTGGCCACCAACGTGCGCGGCGTGCAGCTCGGGCTCATCAACATCTCGGACGACGTGTCGGTGCCCATCGGTCTGCTGAGCATCGTCCGCAAGGGACGGCTGGCGTTCGAGGTGTCGGCGGATGACGTCCTGCCGTTGTCGGTGAGCCTCAAGTACGGCAGCCGCACTGTGTACGTGCTCGCCACCGAGGGCCTGTGGCTCGAGGACCGCACCGTGAAGACGCACACGCTGATTGGTTTGGGCGTGCACCTGCCGCTGGGCGCGTCGGAGCGGTACTACCTGGACACGGACGTCGCCGTCGGGTTCCTCGGCGGGCCGGACGGCTCGTTGATGCGGCTGCGGACCATGGTGGGCTGGGAGCTGAAGCGGCGCTTCGCCCTGTTCGCGGGTGTCACCATCAATACGTACTCACCGCCCTCGGAGGGAGAGGCCCCGAAAGTCACGTGGCTGCCGCAGTGGAAGCTGGGGCGCGGCGAGGACGCGATGCGGATATGGCCCGGGTTGCTGCTCGGCGTGCGAATCTAG